The following coding sequences are from one Deltaproteobacteria bacterium window:
- a CDS encoding type II toxin-antitoxin system VapC family toxin has translation MKYLLDTNVCVDYLTGRYPAVTRRLQAAAPDDLRVSSVAVAELRYGAEKSVHKQRNHERLDVFLREV, from the coding sequence ATGAAGTACCTGCTCGACACGAACGTCTGCGTCGACTACCTGACCGGCCGCTACCCGGCCGTGACCCGGCGGTTGCAGGCTGCTGCCCCCGACGACCTGCGCGTCAGCTCGGTGGCGGTCGCCGAGCTGCGCTACGGCGCCGAGAAGAGCGTCCACAAGCAGCGGAACCACGAGCGGCTCGACGTCTTCCTCCGCGAGGTCG
- a CDS encoding AbrB/MazE/SpoVT family DNA-binding domain-containing protein — MKERAKLFTSGGSQAVRLPKAYRFENQREVLISREGPRVILEPARRRWSRVFLDLAGSAADFPYPGEPPPAEPGPDLD, encoded by the coding sequence ATGAAGGAGCGCGCGAAGCTCTTCACCAGCGGCGGCAGCCAGGCGGTGCGGTTGCCCAAGGCCTACCGCTTCGAGAACCAACGCGAGGTGCTGATCTCGCGCGAGGGACCGCGCGTGATCCTCGAGCCGGCCCGGCGGCGATGGAGCCGCGTGTTCCTCGACCTGGCGGGCAGCGCCGCCGACTTCCCGTATCCCGGCGAGCCGCCGCCGGCCGAGCCCGGCCCGGACCTCGACTGA